gtctctctctcctgtgtgatgcattcaggtgtctctctctctcctgtgtgatgcgttcaggtgtctctctcctgtgtgatgcattcaggtgtctctctctctcctgtgtgatacgttcaggtgtctctctctcctgtgtgatgcattcaggtgtctctctctcctgtgtgatgcattcaggtgtctctctctctctcctgtgtgatgcgttcaggtgtctctctcctgtgtgatgcattcaggtgtctctctctctctcctgtgtgatacgttcaggtgtctctctctcctgtgtgatgcattcaggtgtctctctcctgtgtgatgcattcaggtgtctctctctctctctctctcctgtgtgatgcgttcaggtgtctctctctcctgtgtgatgcattcaggtgtctctctctctctcctgtgtgatgcgttcaggtgtctctctcctgtgtgatgcattcaggtgtctctctctctcctgtgtgatgcattcattctgtgtgatgcattcaggtgtctctctctcctgtgtgatgcgttcaggtgtctctctctcctgtgtgatgcattcaggtgtctctctctctcctgtgtgatgcattcaggtgtctctctctctctcctgtgtgaggcgttcaggtgtctctctctcctgtgtgatgcgttcaggtgtctctctcctgtgtgatgcattcaggtgtctctctcctgtgtgatgcgttcaggtgtctctctctctcctgtgtgatgcgttcaggtgtctgctaaatgactgtaatgtaatgtaatgtctctctctctcgtgttCAGGTGTGGCAGGCGGGGAAGCGTCAGGCCTCCAGAGCGTTCAACCTGTACGCTAACATCGACATCCTGCGTCCGTACTTTGACGTGGAGCCGGTTCAGGTCCGCAGCAGGTAGGAGccccacttcctgtttcctgtcagctgtTTCTAACTGTTGTTAACTGTCTTTAactgtctcctctccctttaactgtctcctctccctttaactgtctcctctccctttaactgtttaactgtctcctctctctttaactgtctcctctctctttaactgtctcctctctcttctaaCTGTCTCTCTTCTAACTCTttaactgtctcctctctctgttctgtctccctctctctttaactgtctcctctctctttaactgtctcctctctctttaactgtctcctctctctgttaactgtctcctctctcttctaactgtctcctctctctttaactgtctcctctctctttgtctcctctctctgttaaCTGTCTCCTCTCAGGCTGATGGAGTCCATGGTACCTGTCCGCATGATCACCTTCCCCCAGGTACGCCCtcctacttcctgtctctttCACAGTGAGATCACCGGTGCTGGGTTGTTAGGTGGgattttcacaataagagcttCAGCTTGGGTCCTCTGACAGTTTGTACTTCCTGTAGAAGATCGCAGGTGAGCTGTACGGTCCTCTGATGCTGGTCTTCACTCTGGTGGCCATTCTACTGCACGGCATGAAGACGTCGGACACCGTGATCGTAagaacgcgcacacacacacacacacacacacacacacacacacacacacacacacacacacacacacacacacactaaccctTATAAAACTTGATTCACTaattctctgtctctctgcctgtctgtctctcagaggGAGGGGACCCTGATGGGAACAGCTATAGGAACTTGTTTTGGTTACTGGCTCGGTGTTTCCTCCTTCATCTACTTCCTGGCGTATTTGGTCAACGCTCAGATCACCATGCTGCAGATGCTCTCCCTGCTGGTAAGTGACAGTACTGcaagtacacacagagtactgcaagtacacacacagtacattacattagagtcatttagcagacgcttttctccaaagcgacttacaatcagtagtatattacatatcattcacccattcacacactgatgacaggctaccatcaaggtgccaccatcagactctaactaacattcatcatccagtccacaccgatggccttcaggagcaacttggggttaagtgtcttgcccaaggactgccgaagccgggtattgaaccactgaccctctgattggagaactaccttgctctccactacgccacagctgcagtacacacacagtactgcatGGACACACAGTACTGCAAGTACAGTACtgcaagtacacacacagtactgcaaggacacacagagtactgcatggacacacacagtactgcaagagggatccttctcccaggatggacagaatgcaatagatgtcatgtgtacagaatgagcagcataacagttcttagatacaacacattcaatgtatatgacataaattattcatataataagactacttataataacag
This genomic interval from Anoplopoma fimbria isolate UVic2021 breed Golden Eagle Sablefish unplaced genomic scaffold, Afim_UVic_2022 Un_contig_12479_pilon_pilon, whole genome shotgun sequence contains the following:
- the LOC129115803 gene encoding protein YIPF3-like is translated as MSAGNTEPWGSFDDQLVQGGGSAVIDMENMDDTSGSSFEDMGEMHQRMKEEEEVTEEANAADDHGAEDGEFLGMKGLKGQLGRQVADEVWQAGKRQASRAFNLYANIDILRPYFDVEPVQVRSRLMESMVPVRMITFPQKIAGELYGPLMLVFTLVAILLHGMKTSDTVIREGTLMGTAIGTCFGYWLGVSSFIYFLAYLVNAQITMLQMLSLLVSDSTASTHRVLQVHTQYITLESFSRRFSPKRLTISSILHIIHPFTH